One genomic region from Mytilus trossulus isolate FHL-02 chromosome 9, PNRI_Mtr1.1.1.hap1, whole genome shotgun sequence encodes:
- the LOC134685185 gene encoding uncharacterized protein LOC134685185, with protein sequence MKLEYTSPENLVFYITLFTVLGYIHVDGCSRERSRVVRRVITEKIYPLYKSVQAEIPDTCILNKERDIYAIQEDQKYNEPPNKWYCNICGKGFIAEYYLDLHFTNRHKEYIRQGEDVLCLADYCDLYRCDIVAGIQTAEFWDISLCLEEDMEDIKQRCKEVFSTCVPQGLSKNATMTLEEGLNEIVCNYHSCKKYWETPLEKPRDVSVMYTVFTVFTFIVLIIYYCIGYQYYYTDTFTDMYEPSFKPSYKLPNQQVRQRIVNTTS encoded by the exons ATGAAGTTGGAATACACATCACCTGAGAATCTGGTGTTTTATATT aCACTGTTTACTGTGCtaggatatatacatgtagatggaTGTTCTAGAGAGAGATCTAGGGTTGTCAGACGTGTAATTACTGAA aaaatatatccATTGTACAAATCTGTCCAAGCAGAGATTCCAGATACATGTATCCTGAACAAAGAGAGAGATATTTATGCCATACAAGAGGACCAAAAGTATAATGAGCCGCCCAATAAGTGGTATTGTAATATCTGTGGTAAAGGGTTCATCGCTGAGTATTACTTAGATCTACACTTTACCAATAGACATAAAGAATACATTAGACAG GGGGAGGATGTGTTATGTTTAGCTGACTATTGTGATCTATATAGATGTGATATAGTTGCTGGTATACAAACAGCTGAATTCTGGGATATTTCCTTATGTTTAGAAGAAGATATGGAAGATATTAAACAGAGATGCAAG GAAGTATTTAGTACCTGTGTTCCTCAAGGTTTATCAAAGAATGCAACAATGACATTAGAAG aaGGATTAAATGAAATAGTTTGTAATTACCATTCCTGTAAAAAATACTGGGAAACCCCACTAGAAAAG CCCAGAGATGTATCAGTGATGTATACAGTTTTTACTGTGTTTACTTTCATCGTGCTGATCATATATTACTGTATAGGATATCAGTATTACTA tACAGATACCTTCACAGATATGTATGAGCCAAGCTTTAAACCATCATACAAGCTTCCAAATCAACAGGTACGACAGAGAATAGTCAATACAACCAGCtga